One genomic window of Corticium candelabrum chromosome 9, ooCorCand1.1, whole genome shotgun sequence includes the following:
- the LOC134185024 gene encoding lysosomal alpha-glucosidase-like, translated as MSVFRKFLLSLVVVCHGAPACNDISVAMRFDCFPDLLPTREKCESRGCCWNESHVVFGESVGMGVPACFYPSDFGYQLSDMHSGKTGLSGTLNMQSKGGAYGYDIKRLTVDMMMESETRLHVKIYDPANKRYEVPFDPPGFGTKPASLAYTVAYTKFPFGFSVTRKSTGTVIFNSTAGGFVFEDQFLQMSTVLSSSNIYGLGEHVAPLKLNMNWQRMSLFSRDRGTPEGEGHNLYGVHPFYLNMEDDGNANGVFLLNSNAMDIILQPTPAVTYRSIGGIFDFYIFLGPKPDDVIQQYAGVISSPFMPPYWGLGFHLCRWGYDNVNNTRAVVDSMRKAGIPQDTQWNDIDYMDGHKDFTYDSNKFAGLPKFVDQLHDEGMHYIVITDPGISSSQSPGSYPPYDEGMKMDVFIKDANGKPAIGRVWPGETVFPDFYHPNSSQYWKEQIKAFHDKVAFDGLWIDMNEVSNEVDGSINGCPNSKLEDPPYKPDLDGSQLRTRTLCMTAKNALSVQYNLHTMYGYSEMILTMSALHDVLGKRAMVISRSTYPSSGTFGGHWLGDNMSSWPDLYLSIPGILNFNMFGIPMVGADICGFGGNTTPELCARWMQLGAFYPFSRNHNAIHSKPQDPPSLGQDVVNASRSALLTRYSLLPYLYTLFHLAHLTGSTVARPLFFEFPTDNATLSIDQQFLWGGGLLISPVLKQGATSVVAYFPAGRWYDFYKGGEVTPSTTKVGRNVTLPASMDYVNLHVHGGHILVLQQPNLTTNASRKNPFELTVALDDQGHASGFLFWDDGDSLDTFENANYAAVNYTTEDSKLVATVESLAYQGILSLRMDKVRIFGFSKSTMPSKVQVNGRLVDKNNVLFDSTAKAVTVNNLNLPMGKGFTMEWFI; from the exons ATGTCGGTATTTCGGAAGTTTCTTCTTTCACTTGTGGTTGTCTGTCACGGAGCTCCTGCTTGTAATGACATTTCTGTAGCAATGCGTTTCGACTGTTTTCCAGACTTGCTGCCTACTCGAGAGAAGTGCGAGTCCAGGGGCTGTTGCTGGAATGAATCTCATGTAGTATTTG GTGAGAGTGTTGGGATGGGTGTGCCTGCCTGTTTCTATCCAAGTGATTTTGGTTATCAGCTGTCTGATATGCATAGTGGAAAGACTGGTTTGTCGGGCACTCTAAATATGCAGAGCAAGGGTGGTGCGTATGGATATGATATTAAACGATTGACTGTGGACATGATGATGGAGAGTGAAACCAGATTACATGTCAAG ATCTATGATCCAGCAAACAAGAGATATGAAGTTCCATTTGACCCTCCAGGGTTCGGCACAAAACCAGCATCTTTGGCATATACAGTGGCATACACAAAGTTTCCATTTGGGTTTAGTGTTACAAGAAAGTCAACTGGAACAGTCAT ATTTAATTCTACTGCTGGAGGCTTTGTGTTTGAGGACCAATTTTTACAAATGTCAActgttctttcttcatctAATATTTATGGTCTCGGAGAACACGTGGCTCCTCTAAAGCTCAACATGAACTGGCAACGTATGTCACTTTTTTCAAGAGACAGAGGTACACCAGAG GGTGAAGGGCACAACTTGTATGGTGTGCATCCTTTCTATTTGAATATGGAAGATGATGGAAACGCTAACGGAGTATTTCTTCTTAACAGCAATGCCATGG ATATCATCTTACAGCCTACACCTGCTGTAACTTATCGATCTATTGGAGGCATATTTGacttttatatatttttgGGACCAAAGCCAGATGACGTTATCCAACAGTATGCGGGG GTTATTTCATCACCGTTCATGCCTCCATATTGGGGTCTTGGATTTCATCTTTGCCGATGGGGCTACGACAATGTGAATAACACAAGGGCTGTTGTAGACAGCATGCGGAAAGCCGGTATTCCTCAAGATACTCAGTGGAACGACATTGATTACATGGATGGCCATAAAGACTTTACGTACGATTCAAACAAGTTTGCTGGTCTGCCGAAGTTTGTTGACCAGTTGCATGACGAGGGAATGCATTATATTGTGATCACA GATCCCGGGATTAGTAGCAGTCAGAGTCCAGGGTCTTACCCACCATATGATGAGGGAATGAAGATGGATGTGTTTATTAAGGATGCTAACGGAAAGCCTGCTATTGGTCGG GTGTGGCCAGGTGAAACGGTGTTTCCTGATTTTTATCATCCTAATTCGTCTCAGTACTGGAAAGAGCAAATCAAGGCATTTCATGACAAAGTTGCATTTGATGGACTCTGGATT GACATGAACGAGGTATCTAATGAAGTCGACGGATCTATAAATGGTTGTCCAAACTCTAAACTGGAAGATCCACCCTATAAGCCAG ATCTTGATGGAAGCCAGTTGCGGACTAGGACGTTGTGTATGACTGCTAAAAATGCACTTTCAGTTCAATATAATCTTCACACTATGTATGGCTACTCAGAAATGATATTAACAATGAG TGCTTTGCATGACGTACTTGGAAAACGCGCCATGGTAATTTCACGTTCAACGTATCCTAGTAGTGGGACATTTGGTGGACACTGGCTAGGAGACAACATGAGTTCATGGCCTGATTTGTACTTGTCCATCCCAG GAATCTTGAACTTCAACATGTTTGGCATTCCTATG GTTGGTGCTGATATATGTGGATTTGGTGGCAACACGACGCCGGAACTATGTGCACGCTGGATGCAACTCGGAGCCTTTTATCCGTTCTCTAGAAACCACAATGCAATTCACAGCaaa CCTCAAGATCCACCTTCGCTTGGTCAGGACGTAGTTAATGCATCTCGTTCTGCTCTCCTAACTCGTTACTCTTTGCTACCTTATCTCTACACGTTGTTCCATCTGGCTCATTTGACTGGCTCAACCGTTGCAAGACCACTCTTTTTTGA GTTTCCTACTGACAATGCAACTCTGAGTATTGACCAGCAGTTTTTGTGGGGAGGTGGACTGTTAATTAGCCCAGTTCTTAAACAG GGTGCAACAAGTGTGGTGGCGTACTTTCCTGCAGGGCGATGGTATGACTTTTACAAG GGTGGAGAAGTTACTCCGTCTACTACTAAAGTTGGTCGAAATGTGACACTTCCTGCTTCAATGGATTATGTAAATTTACATGTTCATGGTGGACATATTCTTGTTCTACAACAGCCAAACTTAACAACTAATGCCAG CCGTAAGAATCCGTTTGAACTGACAGTTGCActcgatgaccaaggacatgCTAGTGGTTTCCTGTTTTGGGATGATGGAGACTCTCTCG ATACATTTGAGAATGCCAATTATGCAGCTGTCAACTACACCACAGAAGAT TCTAAGCTAGTGGCTACTGTTGAGAGCCTAGCATATCAGGGCATATTATCATTACGAATGGACAAAGTGAGAATCTTTGGCTTCAGCAAGTCTACAATGCCATCCAAGGTGCAAGTTAATGGTCGGCTTGTGGACAAGAATAATGTGTTGTTTGACAGCACAGCAAAG GCTGTGACTGTAAACAACTTGAATTTGCCAATGGGTAAAGGTTTCACAATGGAATGGTTTATATAG
- the LOC134185026 gene encoding gamma-aminobutyric acid type B receptor subunit 1-like: MDFRLRFLAVVVLFSFGDGKTPLYIGGMLPISPNPFVFSIYSEPAVRLAIDHINNNTEILPDHHLVLRLNDSQCNVGLALYQMNRLVTASKEIKIALLGEACSPVTQPLAATSSYWNIPQFNFLSGSEKLENRITYPRYFHNNPTANSLNPARTYLLKSLNWKKSIIIFESADLFTLNARDLREQVMRAGGLEMPIIRTLPDSNNFSELAKFVKSTNVYVIFGLFYEETARQVVCTFYQNSVHAPTYVWSFVSWYHSPYWYMNNNEAVNCTTEEMKKAVNGHFTFGDVQLRPDTNVTTMTGKNVTEVALEFQKVANITAETPISETFRKYSAFGYDVILAIARMLDMAVHKFTASGEIDRINNFTYEDSYVMEVFEKILESSSFPFEGLTGRVVLYNLLTPNEKRKIGTVQIDYIETNNANVTNGHRTTIVGLYENGRYEIGKGRLTNGVGLNNIPWTTLDGSIPVDAPQTKVKLRGKEAFIAIAVIDSICIILALILLFYVVSHRKHSVMVKSFSSLNQLIIVGALFVYTNVILYGLDGQFFEFKSSSVSTCFVRNLLWAVGFTFLFGSILVKTVTKLMKRSAAVNLSVDSLLLIIGSLTFGFLLLIDCILFSLWYGFNPWKEGKQILESTTFQTDVRVKCISSNQELWTSGLIVFKVIVMFICAVAVSIRIKARGYKEQGTSDSPHIDILAVGSSFGLAMAGFGFTFIDNPVEEFLLVSLTLIGLVTLLLTLLFHRKIYWIWNGREEAAVRQDGNKDPMMKLAEAELGDLRQRSRDLRIILERIVYESSGVSDMMRDEVTRILRNDRLTDADGSDISTVVVCNPSADSTM; this comes from the exons ATGGACTTCCGACTAAGATTCCTAGCAGTTGTTGTACTGTTTTCGTTTGGAGATGGAAAGACGCCACTCTACATTGGAGGAATGTTGCCCATCTCTCCCAATCCATTTGTGTTTTCTATATATTCAGAACCCGCGGTGCGTTTGGCTATCGATCACATCAACAATAACACAGAGATTCTTCCAGATCATCATCTCGTGCTGAGACTCAATGACTCGCAA TGTAATGTCGGTTTGGCATTGTATCAAATGAATCGTCTAGTGACAGCATCAAAAGAAATCAAAATTGCCTTGTTAGGGGAGGCCTGCTCTCCTGTCACTCAACCATTAGCTGCCACATCATCTTATTGGAATATTCCTCAG TTCAATTTTTTGTCTGGTTCTGAGAAACTGGAGAATAGGATAACTTATCCAAGATATTTTCACAACAATCCTACTGCTAATAGTCTCAATCCAGCTAGGACTTATCTGTTGAAGAGTCTCAATTGGAAAAAGtctattattatatttgaatCAGCTGATCTCTTTACACTT AATGCTAGGGATTTAAGAGAGCAGGTAATGAGAGCTGGTGGCTTAGAGATGCCAATTATTCGAACACTGCCAGATTCCAATAATTTTTCTGAGTTGGCAAAGTTTGTGAAG agTACAAACGTTTATGTGATTTTTGGTTTGTTCTATGAAGAAACAGCTCGTCAAGTCGTTTGCACG ttttaccagaacagtgttcATGCTCCAACCTACGTGTGGAGTTTTGTCAGTTGGTATCACTCTCCATATTGGTACATGAATAACAATGAAGCTGTGAACTGCACAACTGAGGAAATGAAGAAAGCAGTCAACGGTCACTTTACTTTTGGTGATGTGCAGTTGAGACCCGATACCAATGTGACCACAATGACAGGAAAG AATGTCACTGAAGTTGCTTTGGAATTTCAAAAGGTAGCAAACATAACAGCTGAAACTCCAATTTCAGAGACATTTAGAAAATACAGTGCTTTCGGCTACGATGTGATCCTTGCAATAGCACGCATGCTTGACATGGCGGTTCATAAATTTACAGCATCGGGAGAGATAGATAGAATAAATAACTTTACATATGAGGACAGCTATGTGATGGAAGTTTTTGAGAAGATTTTAGAGAGCAGCAGCTTTCCATTTGAAGGCCTTACG GGACGTGTGGTATTATATAACTTGCTTACACCCAATGAGAAGCGGAAGATTGGCACAGTACAGATTGATTACATTGAAA CAAATAATGCAAATGTGACAAATGGTCACAGGACAACTATTGTTGGTTTGTATGAAAATGGTCGGTATGAGATTGGTAAAGGACGCTTGACAAATGGAGTCGGACTCAACAACATTCCATGGACAA CTCTTGATGGCAGCATTCCAGTAGATGCTCCTCAGACAAAGGTTAAATTACGTGGAAAAGAGGCATTCATAGCCATTGCAGTAATTGATAGCATCTGTATTATTCTTGCACTAATCTTACTATTTTATGTTGTTAGTCATCGGAAACACAG TGTGATGGTAAAATCGTTTTCCTCTCTCAATCAACTAATTATTGTTGGAGCCTTGTTTGTATACACAAATGTGATCTTGTACGGTCTTGATGGACAATTTTTTGAGTTCAAGAGTTCATCAGTATCAACTTGCTTT GTACGAAATTTGCTATGGGCTGTCGGATTTACTTTTTTATTTGGAAGCATACTAGTAAAGACAGTGACCAAACTGATGAAACGATCAGCTGCTGTAAACTTG tcTGTTGATTCACTGTTGCTGATTATTGGAAGTTTGACATTCGGATTTCTTCTTCTAATTGACTGCATCTTGTTCTCACTCTGGTATGGATTTAATCCATGGAAGGAAGGAAAACAAATACTTGAG AGTACTACTTTTCAAACGGATGTTCGTGTGAAGTGCATCAGTTCCAACCAGGAGCTTTGGACTTCTGGATTGATTGTTTTCAAAGTTATTGTTATGTTTATATGTGCTGTTGCTGTCAGCATTCGTATTAAGGCCAGAGGTTACAAAGAACAAGGGACAAGCGACTCaccacacattgatatacttGCAGTGGGCAGTAGCTTTGGCTTAGCAATGGCTGGTTTTGGCTTTACATTTATTGACAATCCAGTTGAAGAGTTTTTGTTAGTGTCACTAACACTGATAGGATTAGTCACTCTGTTACTGACACTTTTGTTTCATCGAAAG ATATACTGGATATGGAATGGTCGAGAGGAAGCCGCAGTGAGGCAGGATGGAAACAAAGATCCGATGATGAAATTGGCAGAGGCTGAGTTAGGAGATTTGAGACAAAGAAGTCGAGATCTAAGGATAATTTTAGAGAGGATTGTGTATGAG AGTTCTGGAGTCAGTGATATGATGAGGGATGAAGTGACTAGAATTTTGAGGAACGATCGTCTTACAGACGCAGACGGCAGTGACATTAGCacagttgttgtttgtaatcCTTCTGCTGACAGTACCATGTAG
- the LOC134184354 gene encoding cyclin-F-like gives MDVRCDALQGFNSLPDELLVCTFSYLSARDLAKMQLVCCRFNQVVSSCGQLWKRASLSGMWPSDTNSRLFARCERAGNIEALTKSAVAHLYSESRSAGHEDATDHIQCSEKAARLFIATDESHVNSPFTWLLYRSPWAPGGGCCKASVFRHVQSLCEEGELATDRMLYCVAKALRFNEDLEEIEAMKWMEKAAAAGSLNASFDLWQMKHDMCRGQSSHLHSVRSLRDLASHGCLEAQIELCVWYGKGETGGVSRDQAVHYISQLLTTQKPSNMCGALTTQPDLNVNMRYILFDWLCEVAEMKLLSSLVLHSAMECVDRYLCCRLLPRSQLQLLGVTCMVLSARFLGKDIVTIREAAWLTDGTYSYEEVVRMMGEVLGALGGSLRVITVDDYLRILASIACVNDQIHMYSCYLGELAMLHASFTRFPSSLIALSCLLLALVTLHYNQASTLDVFSIPCELLNCCPFPQILWWNCTGQILSKCLIEEAIRDHRNVPLKAVHDRYSDNRFLSVSSVQSITMSNLALALDCDPLILVSDEDRTQFIHPLPFLSSSHPTTVKDSDEGLDTDCALPVGLAEVCLDDNSRNYHIEAQALRLPECGSASSSLDCVEVVEPGDELTPEYGKDSGKYLKRQPLLSINNNLGERHIGEPANGWMCGADACSRTVGYQ, from the exons ATGGACGTGCGTTGTGATGCATTGCAGGGCTTTAACTCGTTGCCCGATGAATTGCTAGTGTGCACGTTCTCCTACCTTTCCGCTAGAGATCTGGCAAAGATGCAACTG GTGTGCTGCCGTTTTAATCAGGTAGTTTCGTCTTGTGGACAACTGTGGAAGAGAGCCAGTTTGTCTGGCATGTGGCCGTCTGACACTAATTCCCGTCTTTTTGCACG CTGTGAGCGAGCAGGAAACATAGAAGCGCTGACCAAGAGCGCTGTAGCTCATCTCTACAGCGAGAGTCGTTCTGCAGGACACGAGGATGCTACGGATCATATTCAGTGTAGTGAGAAGGCTGCTCGGTTGTTCATTGCGACGGATGAGAGTCATGTCAATAGCCCTTTCACTTGGCTATTGTATCGCTCGCCGTGGGCTCCAGGAGGCGGATGCTGCAAGGCTTCGGTATTTCGTCATGTTCAAAGTTTGTGTGAAGAGGGAGAACTGGCAACCGACCGgatgttgtattgtgttgcgaAGGCTTTGAGATTCAATGAG GATTTGGAGGAAATCGAAGCAATGAAATGGATGGAAAAGGCTGCAGCAGCCGGGTCTCTTAATGCCTCATTCGATTTGTGGCAGATGAAACACGACATG TGTCGAGGTCAAAGCTCACATTTACATTCCGTTCGTTCACTGAGAGACTTAGCATCACACGGCTGTCTGGAAGCACAG ATCGAACTGTGTGTTTGGTATGGTAAAGGAGAGACGGGAGGAGTGTCTCGAGATCAAGCGGTCCACTACATTTCGCAG CTGCTGACCACACAAAAGCCTTCGAATATGTGTGGGGCTTTGACAACTCAACCTGACCTCAATGTAAATATGAG ATACATCTTGTTTGATTGGCTTTGTGAAGTGGCCGAAATGAAACTTTTGTCTTCTCTCGTCCTTCACTCTGCTATGGAATGTGTCGATCGTTACCTGTGTTGTCGTTTGCTACCTCGGTCTCAGTTGCAACTTCTTGGTGTCACGTGCATGGTTCTGTCGGCTAGATTTTTGGGCAAGGACATCGTTACTATAAGAGAAGCAGCATGGCTTACTGACGGCACTTACTCGTACGAAGAGGTGGTCAG GATGATGGGTGAAGTGTTGGGAGCACTCGGTGGAAGTCTTCGAGTCATTACGGTGGACGACTATCTAAGAATTCTTGCAAGTATTGCTTGT GTGAATGATCAAATCCACATGTATTCGTGCTATCTAGGAGAGCTGGCTATGCTTCATGCAAGCTTCACTCG GTTTCCGTCTTCTCTTATTGCTCTGTCTTGTCTGCTGTTGGCACTAGTTACTCTGCATTACAACCAGGCATCTACATTGGATG TGTTTTCTATTCCTTGTGAACTCTTGAATTGCTGCCCATTTCCGCAGATACTGTGGTGGAATTGCACTGGACAAATACTTAGTAAATG TCTTATAGAAGAAGCAATTCGAGACCATCGTAACGTGCCACTAAAAGCCGTCCATGATCG GTACAGTGACAATCGCTTTCTGTCGGTTAGTTCAGTACAAAGCATCACAATGAGCAACTTAGCATTGGCTCTCGATTGCGATCCACTCATTTTGGTCTCAGACGAGGACAGGACTCAGTTCATCCATCCTCTGCCTTTCCTCTCGTCTAGCCATCCTACTACAGTCAAAGACAGTGATGAGGGTCTCGACACCGACTGTGCCCTGCCAGTCGGATTAGCAGAAGTCTGTCTGGATGATAATAGTCGAAATTATCATATAGAGGCACAAGCACTGAGGCTGCCAGAATGCGGGTCGGCATCAAGTAGTCTTGATTGTGTGGAGGTAGTGGAGCCGGGGGATGAGTTGACCCCGGAATATGGAAAAGACAGTGGAAAATATTTGAAGCGACAGCCACTGCTTTCCATTAATAACAATTTGGGAGAAAGACACATAGGTGAACCTGCAAACGGTTGGATGTGTGGTGCTGACGCTTGCAGTCGAACTGTTGGCTATCAGTAG